TTCCAGGAAGCTTCTGCAGGGCCATTTTAACAATTTACCCTTTAGCATTCCCTAACTATATTTGACATGCATTTTAAATAGTTTGACAATGCCCAAATGATTGTCTATAAATAAAAATGACTGTGTAAATGCATGGTTGTCCTCGAGCTGTTCCTTTGACATGTTTAAAACGTAAAAATCTTGTTTGTATACCATCTGAGGGACAAATGGGTTGCCAGACATCTTAGAGAGTGCACTTTAGACAGTGATTGATGCTGGCAGTGCAGACTATCTCAAAATCCCTTAGTCACTCAAGCAAAAGCACATGTGCATCATTGTCAGAGTGCTCCACTGTATATATGCCAGAACTCCAACATTACAATAGAGCTTACATAATATTTCTTCAGCGTTTATTTTGCATGACAGCCCACTACTTTAAGCACAAGAAACTGCACCACTtgcaaaacaaaatacaaaatatgcAAAATAATTACACAGAAACAGTCCACAAGGGAGGTAGTGTATTAAAATAAAACACTTTGTTTTATTCTTAAATATTTATTAGTCAGCATCCAAGGTGAAAAATAAAGAGCTTTCTTACTATTACGTATAAATAACAAGTGCAACCGTAGCCCATATTTTTTTTTACGTatagagcagggctctccaaccctgtacctggagagctaccatcctgtagatTTTCGCTGCAACCCTAATCTACTGTAGCatacctgattctaataattagcttgTTGATCaaatgaatcaggttagttacaactgggcttggagcaaaaaaacaaagcaaGGGGTAGttatccaggaacagggttagacaGCCCTGCTATACAACACCTCAACCACTTGTAATCCTTAGGGAAAGCATTACccatgaaaacatacagtattttGGATTAAACTGCAGATGCACTAGGCTAGCTCACCTGTGTTTTTTGCGTTAGCATGATCAACCTGGAAATGCTACCTGCTGTCACTTTGGTTGTAAAGGACTCAGGAGTACTGGATATCTAACGTGACATTGCGTTAAAGCCTTGCGACACACTTCAGTACGTCTAGTTCTGGGAACCACTATGCACACACTAAACGTGGATGGAAAATATGAAGGCCGGTAAGAGAAATAAGTAGGTTAAAAGCACTCGAGAGTTGCCTGTGAGGGGATATGAAGACGTAGTTCAGTATTATGCTCTGACTCAATTGAGTTACAGCACGACAATGTGTCTGTCCACTGTAAGTACAGTATGCACATTGCATTGTTCCATgggccaaataaaaaaaatgtctaCTTTCACATTGATATTCCATGGTAGATTTCATACGTTTATGCTATTGATATTGTCACCTCAAGGGATATTTAGTCCTGGCTTGTCCCTCTTGTTATTACATATCTAGAACGATTTTTTCCAAGACTTGCAAAGGATTTTCTGAAAGGCGCGTCGGAAATCCTGGTTGAAGATAGTGTAGATGGCGGGGTTGAGGGAGCTGTTACAGTAACCGATCCAGAAGAAGAACTTAAAGAGGGGATCGGGGATCTTACAGGGGTCCCCACACACTCCGTGCAGGCAGTAGCTGAAGAAGAATGGGAACCAGCACACCACAAACACTCCCATGACCACCGCCAGCACAAAGGTGAATCTCTTCTCCCTGGCCTGAGATACCTTTTTCCTGGACGCagagctcctcctcctcttcttcctcctggAAGCGAACAGGTCCATGGATTTGTTGCTGGCTCTGGAGATCCGGCTGGAGTGTTTGGAGATGGCGCTGTTCTTCCGGCTAGCTCTCTTGGCCCTCTTATGGTTTAGGTCCTGAGGTTTGGGGTGACCTTTGCCCTCTGAGGAGGAGCTCTCCTCGTCTGGGACCCCGGTGGTCCTCATGCTGGTGGGCGTGGAAGGGCACTGCCAGTGCCCGTTCTCTTTGTCCCCGTTGATTTTGCACGAGGTGGCTTTGCTTAACCCATTCTCAGTCATTGTAGCTTCACCAGTACCatgttttttctctgacatgcccCTGGTCCTTGTCTTGGCTACTTGGTATATTCTAATATATACTAATATCATGATTAGGCACGGCGCAAAGAATGACGCAATGCTAGAGGAAAGGATGTACCAAGTGTCATTGTTCAGCTCACATCCTGGGTACTGAGAGTTATcattgttcttgtctattgatatTAACGGAGGAGAAGATATCATCGCAGATATAAGCCATACAATGACGATAATACATTTCACTCGTTTAGGAGTCCGTTTGAGATTGTATTCAACAGCTTGCGTAACGGACCAGTAACGGTCCAAACTGATTGCACACAGATGGACAATGGACGAAGTGCAAAATAAGACATCTAAAGCAAGGTAAATTCCACACCAAACTTTCCCGAAATACCAATAGCCCATAAGTTCGTTTGCCAGAGAAAAAGGCATCACCAAAGTGGCGACCAGAATGTCTGCTGTGGCTAAGGAAACCAAAAACAGGTTCTGGGGTGCTTTCAGTGCCCGGCTTGTTAACACCGCAATTACAACCAGAACGTTACCGACCACTGTAAACAAAATAAGACAACTTACAAGTGCTGCAAGACTCGCTATAGTAGGCAAAGTATATGGACTTTctgatgaggaatttaaattgAAAACTGGGAACGCGTCAACTCCGCTTGAATTAAAAGATCCCATCCCGTCTATGTAGTTAGTGTTATTCCAGAATGGTCCATTCAAGAAGTAGTCATTTTATGCATATAGAGTCCATCAGAAAATATCAGGTCCAAGATAAATAGGCAGTATTGACATTGCCAAAATGAAAATGCGCACAATGGTGAAGGAATGGATTAAATGCCATTTCCTGGATTAGATGCCAAATAAGACTTCTTCAAAGAGAAAATCACCAAACATATATCTGGTTAATTGACTAAACGAAGATGCCACCTTGCCTTGTACATGCACACTGTTATATCATGACAGGCAACCCTTCTCCATCGGCTGCTGCCTCCCTCTCAGCGCGCCGCGACATCAGAAAGCTGTCTCAGTCAGTGCCCATGTGTTGTTCACTTACAACTAACTGATTTCTGCCCCGCCCCAACACAGTGCATGATTTTCTTGGTAACTGGTGCCTCATTGAATTACAGTATGCAATACTTTTGTATTTGTTATATCAGTTCAATAAGCTATTTTGTGAAAGACGACTAGGCTATATTGAAATAAGTCGTCTGACAAATGATCATATGATGTATTGATTATAACTTATGCCTGTCTATCATGCCAATACGCTAGATAACGAAACTCAAATTAAGGTAATTATTAAATGAGGGAGAACATTTTATTTGCGAACACATCTATTGTCACCTGAAATATATATTGTAACTGATTATTATAATCACTCCTTTACATATTACAAAAAAAATCGTCATTACAATACTAAAACATGAAAAACATGCCAGTGATGAAGCTGGAATCAAATgcacttgtttttttttattccaCGCTTTGGGTGTTTTGAGTTGAGCTCATCAGCCAAGTTGACATCGACATGATGTCATAGGAAAACGTCATCCTGGCAcgtttttgcaaaaatgtaaaatgttacaTTGCAGTCCATGAGAAAAGGCGAGTTTCACAGGGTTGACGTTTTTCTCAATATattgcagtcaatgggaaaagatgaaTGTCACAGGGTTGACGTTTTTCTcatgtctgtctcgctctctatctttctctacctCCTCTTTACCCCCcccctcattctcctctccctctcaatctctctctcacctctttccccctcccttacactcccccttctctctttctccctcttccctctccctcctctacctctccctcctcccttacctcactGTCccgttctccctctccctcctccttcctccattctctccccctccttctttccctgcctcctcctcctctcatctctctcccacctctgtctgtatgttggctctctcccctccctcctctctctccccgtccctccttcactcttcccctccctccttcactctcccccttctttctctctctctcctcccccttccattctctttccctcctttcaCTCCAGGGTGCCCGTGTGTCCTTAAAAAGTTTTAAATTGTCTTAAATTCTGTTTTCAATGGTCTTAAAAAATGCACCCGGAGAAGACTTCAGTGTTTCCGCTATGTTGTGCAGCTGCTTAATTGTTGCCACCATGGCAAAATCTGTAAaaatgcacacaaaaaaaaacatcaaatgaTAACCTACTCCTAACTGATGCGCATTTTCGAAATACTTGAGAACTCCACATGTAGCCTAAGACTCTTTGTGTGGTGTGATGTGCGTGTGCCACTGCAAGTCGGACATTGCCAGATGAGAGAGAGCACAGGAAGTAAGGTGGGCTACAAAATAGATAGCCAATTCGAAGCATTGCTTGTAGCTTGGCTGGTTAGCGCactcgttagctagctagttaactatttAGCTATTAAATGATTTGTTGAAACAGATTTGTTCCCACAAGTGCATTCTCTTCATAATCAGCTTTGTGcaggaatattttttatttctcaGCTGTCTATTTTACAACCCAGATATTGATACACTCTAAAACTTAGGGATTCAACtagggttcttctaagatcctcaaagttctttgaagaacc
The sequence above is drawn from the Salvelinus namaycush isolate Seneca chromosome 36, SaNama_1.0, whole genome shotgun sequence genome and encodes:
- the LOC120030217 gene encoding alpha-2 adrenergic receptor-like, which encodes MGSFNSSGVDAFPVFNLNSSSESPYTLPTIASLAALVSCLILFTVVGNVLVVIAVLTSRALKAPQNLFLVSLATADILVATLVMPFSLANELMGYWYFGKVWCGIYLALDVLFCTSSIVHLCAISLDRYWSVTQAVEYNLKRTPKRVKCIIVIVWLISAMISSPPLISIDKNNDNSQYPGCELNNDTWYILSSSIASFFAPCLIMILVYIRIYQVAKTRTRGMSEKKHGTGEATMTENGLSKATSCKINGDKENGHWQCPSTPTSMRTTGVPDEESSSSEGKGHPKPQDLNHKRAKRASRKNSAISKHSSRISRASNKSMDLFASRRKKRRRSSASRKKVSQAREKRFTFVLAVVMGVFVVCWFPFFFSYCLHGVCGDPCKIPDPLFKFFFWIGYCNSSLNPAIYTIFNQDFRRAFQKILCKNSSRTTMHLHSHFYL